The following proteins are co-located in the Bathymodiolus thermophilus thioautotrophic gill symbiont genome:
- the waaC gene encoding lipopolysaccharide heptosyltransferase I: protein MRIAIVKLSALGDIVHAMIVLQFIKRHLPSSTIDWVVEEGFSSLLMNNLDINEIHTVGIKRAKKDKSFKVLFQTLSALRKLKKYDIVIDMQGLVKSAIVAKIIPSDKTFGFDKGALREAFAAFFYSDTCHIKYSENVIKRNAFLISSALAVPISHDNILNKQPFLHFNNKVESCFLQNSKANIAFLPGASFISKIYPAEKFGQLAQALDANITILWGDKKERLMAEKIQNIAPKVALINKVSLDELKAIIGQMDMVIGGDTGPVHMAWALNIPSITLFGSTPSYRNTYLTNINHVIASNSLVNPNKIDKNDFSIQDIKVTEIALKVKELLAQPAQLNRE from the coding sequence ATGAGAATTGCTATCGTTAAACTTTCCGCTTTAGGTGATATTGTTCACGCTATGATTGTGTTGCAATTTATTAAGCGACATTTACCTAGTTCGACTATAGATTGGGTGGTCGAAGAAGGGTTTAGTTCTCTATTGATGAACAACCTTGATATTAATGAAATCCATACAGTTGGCATTAAAAGGGCAAAAAAAGACAAATCTTTTAAGGTGCTATTTCAGACTTTAAGTGCACTTAGAAAGCTTAAAAAGTATGACATTGTTATTGATATGCAAGGGTTGGTAAAATCAGCTATTGTTGCCAAAATTATTCCATCAGATAAAACTTTTGGCTTTGACAAGGGTGCTTTGCGTGAGGCTTTTGCAGCGTTTTTTTATTCTGATACTTGCCATATAAAATATTCTGAAAATGTGATTAAGCGTAATGCATTTCTCATTTCTAGCGCCTTAGCGGTACCTATTTCACATGATAATATTTTAAACAAACAGCCATTTTTACATTTTAACAATAAGGTTGAGTCTTGCTTTTTGCAAAATAGCAAGGCTAATATTGCTTTTTTGCCGGGCGCTTCATTCATATCCAAGATTTATCCAGCAGAAAAATTTGGGCAATTAGCCCAGGCATTAGATGCCAATATTACAATCTTGTGGGGGGATAAAAAAGAAAGGTTGATGGCTGAAAAAATACAAAATATTGCCCCAAAAGTAGCCCTTATTAACAAGGTGTCACTGGATGAATTAAAGGCAATCATTGGGCAAATGGATATGGTGATTGGTGGCGATACAGGTCCAGTGCATATGGCATGGGCACTTAATATCCCTTCTATCACGCTGTTTGGCTCAACACCCAGTTATCGAAATACTTATCTGACGAATATTAACCATGTGATTGCTTCAAACTCACTGGTCAACCCAAATAAAATTGATAAAAATGATTTTTCAATTCAAGATATTAAGGTTACTGAAATTGCATTAAAAGTTAAAGAATTATTGGCGCAACCTGCTCAATTGAATCGAGAATGA
- the gmhB gene encoding D-glycero-beta-D-manno-heptose 1,7-bisphosphate 7-phosphatase, translated as MKTIFLDRDGVINQEVGYLHKIEDFVFIDGVFSACQMFQKLGFKIIVITNQSGIARGYYNEDNFNKLNTWMVNEFKQNKVDILDVFYCPHAPEDGCHCRKPKAGMFMDAQKKYPIDMLNSWMIGDKENDITAAKAAGIKNTVLVRSGHNINEKDSNAQFILDSIEQVAPIIL; from the coding sequence ATGAAAACTATTTTCCTTGACCGTGATGGTGTGATTAACCAAGAGGTTGGTTATTTGCATAAAATTGAAGATTTTGTGTTTATTGATGGTGTGTTTTCCGCTTGCCAAATGTTTCAAAAATTAGGCTTTAAAATCATTGTTATTACCAATCAATCGGGTATTGCTAGAGGATATTATAATGAAGATAATTTTAATAAACTTAATACTTGGATGGTGAATGAATTTAAGCAAAACAAAGTTGATATTTTGGATGTATTTTATTGTCCACATGCACCAGAAGACGGATGTCATTGCCGAAAACCTAAGGCAGGTATGTTTATGGATGCACAGAAAAAATATCCTATTGATATGCTTAATTCTTGGATGATTGGCGACAAAGAAAATGACATTACTGCGGCAAAAGCAGCAGGGATAAAGAATACAGTTTTAGTTAGAAGTGGGCATAACATTAATGAAAAAGATTCAAATGCTCAATTCATTCTCGATTCAATTGAGCAGGTTGCGCCAATAATTCTTTAA
- a CDS encoding lipopolysaccharide kinase InaA family protein, translating to MIKQQLIHSDYQPLANEIERYFAQSSTILQDDRNTIKEVVFNNETLVVKSYKRLGWFRGLIYTYWKKSKAWRAYEYGLKIAKFTPKVVARIENFEPLLGKSYLICQKFEADFDIRIPLLDGNFNDRIQIFKQFSNFVYQLHQNNIMHNDLSPGNILIKKNQQDYEFKIIDINRLNFKTLNSKDRAKNFNKLWANNDDLALILQTYAKLSGVKVDYFVSLGLGYNQQNKIAKVRKRKIKRALGL from the coding sequence ATGATTAAACAACAACTAATTCACTCTGATTACCAACCCTTGGCTAATGAAATAGAGCGTTATTTCGCACAAAGTAGCACTATATTGCAAGATGACAGAAACACAATTAAAGAAGTTGTGTTTAACAATGAAACGCTTGTGGTTAAATCGTATAAAAGACTTGGTTGGTTCCGTGGGCTTATTTATACTTATTGGAAAAAATCCAAAGCATGGCGAGCATACGAATATGGCTTAAAGATTGCTAAATTTACACCTAAAGTTGTCGCTAGAATTGAAAATTTTGAGCCGTTGCTTGGTAAAAGTTATTTAATTTGTCAAAAATTTGAAGCTGATTTTGATATTAGAATCCCTTTGTTGGATGGGAATTTTAATGATAGAATACAAATTTTTAAACAATTTTCAAACTTTGTTTACCAACTTCATCAAAATAATATCATGCATAATGATTTGTCCCCTGGTAATATTTTGATCAAAAAAAATCAACAAGATTATGAATTTAAAATCATTGATATTAATAGGCTAAATTTTAAAACTTTAAACTCAAAAGACAGGGCTAAAAACTTTAATAAATTATGGGCTAATAACGATGACTTGGCGTTAATATTACAAACCTACGCCAAACTTTCAGGAGTAAAAGTTGATTATTTTGTCAGCCTAGGATTAGGTTACAACCAACAAAATAAAATAGCAAAAGTACGCAAACGAAAAATCAAACGGGCACTAGGTTTATGA
- a CDS encoding glycosyltransferase family 2 protein produces MIKNISVVIIVKNGEKSIKSTLDALFKFSNVVVYDNGSVDNTLNIVSTYNNVDLVQGDFLGFGTTKNKAATYAKHDWVLSLDADEVISEDFLIGLESLQLNQASVYQIFRKNFYQKKHIKHCWNNDKIVRLYHRKQTGFNDKKVHESILINQLNTELLAGFVNHYPYRNISDFIKKLDIYSSEFALDNIGKKSSSPIRAILNGGFSFFKTYILKRGFLDGYAGLVIAFSHMATNFYKYIKLYELNQKK; encoded by the coding sequence ATGATAAAAAATATTTCAGTCGTCATCATTGTTAAAAATGGTGAGAAGAGCATTAAATCAACCCTTGATGCACTTTTTAAATTTTCTAATGTGGTGGTTTATGACAATGGATCAGTGGACAATACTTTAAACATAGTAAGCACTTACAACAATGTTGATCTCGTTCAAGGGGATTTTTTAGGATTTGGAACGACCAAAAACAAAGCGGCCACTTATGCCAAACACGACTGGGTTTTGTCACTGGATGCAGATGAGGTTATTAGTGAAGATTTTTTAATTGGCTTGGAAAGTTTACAATTAAACCAAGCATCTGTTTATCAAATTTTTAGAAAAAATTTTTACCAGAAAAAACACATTAAGCATTGCTGGAATAACGATAAAATCGTACGATTATATCATCGAAAACAAACTGGCTTTAACGACAAAAAAGTACATGAAAGCATATTAATTAATCAATTGAATACTGAATTACTCGCTGGATTTGTCAATCATTATCCATATAGAAATATCAGTGACTTTATTAAAAAATTAGACATTTACTCCAGTGAATTTGCACTTGATAATATAGGTAAAAAATCCTCATCTCCTATCAGAGCAATACTCAATGGCGGTTTTTCGTTCTTCAAAACCTATATATTAAAACGAGGTTTTTTAGATGGATACGCAGGCTTAGTCATCGCCTTTTCACATATGGCAACCAATTTTTACAAGTATATTAAACTTTATGAGCTTAATCAGAAAAAATGA
- a CDS encoding glycosyltransferase family 9 protein, whose protein sequence is MNILITRHDKIGDFITTLPLIFAIKNHYPKAKVFTLVSSVNFELAQQIDYIDGVILYDKNHFWQTKKSIKNANIEVSISAFIDTQLGCLLFLNRIKTRIAPATKLAQIFFNKTLKQRRSRVEKTEVLYNLELAKILDKNIELNFKPPLLTLIRNAQFRNQHQLNDKKIVLLHPGYGGSSEGNLTLEDYIKLSDAVRSQGNTQVVWTFGPDDLNTKNQCQTLISQEDLIYQPPTLLDFCYLIEDSELLISTSTGPMHLAGMLNIKTISFFGDNLFASPKRWATISKKNKQHNIVLNKKLKIENIVEIIKTLLGNHTIFKE, encoded by the coding sequence ATGAATATTCTCATTACTCGTCACGATAAGATTGGTGATTTTATTACCACGCTGCCTTTAATCTTTGCTATTAAAAATCATTATCCTAAGGCTAAAGTTTTTACCTTGGTATCAAGCGTTAATTTTGAATTGGCTCAACAAATTGATTACATTGATGGCGTTATTCTATATGATAAAAATCATTTTTGGCAAACGAAAAAGTCCATAAAAAATGCAAATATTGAAGTGAGTATTAGTGCATTTATTGACACTCAATTAGGTTGCCTTTTATTTTTAAACCGTATTAAAACACGCATTGCGCCAGCAACAAAACTGGCTCAAATTTTTTTCAATAAAACCCTCAAACAAAGACGAAGTCGAGTTGAAAAAACTGAAGTGTTGTATAATTTAGAGTTGGCAAAAATATTAGATAAAAATATTGAGCTAAACTTCAAGCCACCATTGCTAACACTTATTAGGAATGCTCAGTTTAGAAATCAACACCAATTAAACGATAAAAAAATTGTACTTTTACACCCTGGTTATGGTGGCAGTAGCGAGGGTAATTTAACATTAGAGGATTATATTAAGCTATCCGATGCCGTTAGAAGTCAAGGTAACACACAAGTGGTATGGACATTTGGACCCGATGATTTGAATACAAAAAACCAATGCCAAACACTGATTTCCCAAGAAGATTTAATTTATCAGCCACCTACCCTTCTTGATTTTTGCTATCTTATTGAAGACAGCGAATTATTAATTAGCACCTCAACAGGCCCAATGCACTTAGCAGGTATGCTCAATATTAAAACCATTAGTTTTTTTGGTGATAATTTATTTGCCAGTCCAAAGCGTTGGGCAACAATTAGCAAAAAAAATAAACAACATAATATTGTATTAAATAAAAAATTGAAAATTGAAAATATTGTAGAAATTATAAAGACCCTATTGGGCAATCATACTATTTTCAAGGAGTAG